The Silene latifolia isolate original U9 population chromosome Y, ASM4854445v1, whole genome shotgun sequence sequence AAGCACGGGCAAACTCAACCAGATCTTCCTCCAGGTTCCAGGATGTGTGGCTCCCCTCAGTATAGGCACGGATGCAGTCAATCCTCCCCTTAAAGGCAGTGTAGGCTCCCACGTTCCTGGCAAGCTTTGCCATCTCCTCAGCACGAGCTCTGCCTTTGTCAACCCAGAAGTCAGAGCACAGTTGGCCTTCTGCGTCCTCGCCAGCTGATCTTTAGCTGCCTCCTTTTCCTTTTTGGCCGCATGAAGCTGCTCCCTCAGTTTGGCACAGGTAGCTGTGAGCTCCTTGTTCTTCCCCACAGAAGCCAGGcactcaactttggccctctacAGCATCTTGCGGAGGTAGAGGGATGATTGAAGAGCCTGCAATGAAGAAAACCATCAGTCAGGGAAGCACAGGGGCAAAGAAAGAAAGGGGCCAGTAAAAAGAAGACTCACAAGGAAGCAGTGTTCAGCAGCCAGGTCAGTCATCTCCTGGGGAGCAGTCTCATCGAATGTTCTGGAGCAAGCCGGAGTCAGGAGCCGCTCCATTACAGGCCAGTAGTTGGCACGTTCAGTATCCCCAAAGTTGGCAGGGAGGCGCAGCAGCAGATCATCAGCATGAACAGGGGACCCAGGGGCACGAGATATTGGGGTCACTTCGATAGGTTCTGGAGCAGGTCTTGAGGAGGATCTCTTTCTTGAGGAGGCGGGAGAGGTGAAGGAGTCAGCAGTTCTTTTCCTGGCTTGGCGCATCAGGATCTCGGAGGCGGAGGGTCTAGCGTTTCCTATGGAGGAGCCAGGATACAAGAAGTCAGAATAAAGGGTAAATAGACATGGAAGCTAATGGAAGTCAAAAGAGGATATTTACCAGAGGACATGGTTTCTTCGGCGATGGAGTCGTCTAAACCAGAGAGCAGGATGGCGAACAGTCTGCGGTCTTCAGGGATGGAAAAGAGCTTGGCAACAGAAGCTTCCTCGTCCTCGGATTTCTCGGGGTTCTTGAGTTCTGCATCAGATCAAAGAGTAAGAACAGTGAGTGACAAGAGCAATCAAAAATAGGCATACAATTATACTTACTCTTGGAAAAAATCCAGTGCTCGAACAGATAGTCAGCGTGGATGGAGAGTGAGTCAAGTTTGACGTAGAAAAAGTCTTCATACCACCCGTCATCCTTGCCCTTAGCAGGCGACTGAAGAAAATTTTCAGTCTTCTCCACAGCCCTGAAAGTGTATTGGCCGTTCCCTAACGACCGACATTCAAACCTATGAGCCAGATGTGACAACCCAATTTCGGCGTCCCAACTATTGTTCAAAGCAACAGTGGACAAGAGGATTCTCCATGCGTAGGGGGCATTTTGGGTCATGGGAAGGAAGTTCAAGCGGATGAACTCTTGAATCATCAGGGGAAAAGGGAATCTAAGGCCAAGGACGAAGGGGTAGGTGTACAAGCAGATCCACCCCTAACGAAAAGCATCTGCCTTCTGACCAGGTTTGGGGATGTGGatcaccacatcgtcacctaatCCAAGCAGGGCTTTAATCCTAGGGACGTCCTCTTGGGTTAGGTGGGAGTCACCGGAGTGCGTTTTTTTGAGGACTCCCTGTGAAGGTAAGTCGTCGTCTTCGACGAGGTCGATGGTGGTGGAGGAGGATGATGTGAAATGGGTTTTTGCCATGATAAATGAGGAGAGAGAAGTGGAAGCATCTGAAGAGACGAAGGGAGGCGGCACTGACAGTGAAAGGACGATTGAAAGGATGGGTTTTGGGAATTGGTGAGTTTAAGGGATTTGAGGAAGtgaaatgatgatgaaagagaaaGAGGGGGGACGGATGAGATTAAATAGGTAGGGGTGGTTGGAGCTTTGAAAATGTGAATTGGAAAAGAGTATGCGAGAATTCACTCAACGATACACTGCAATTTCCCGCTCAAAAATTAGGGTTGGACTTTCGcggaaaattgggggcaaactgttaggcccaaaatctggatattGGGCTGGTCTGTGGCAATGGGTCAGGAAGCAGTATGGGATGCAGGGCGTCAGGGAGCTAGGGTGGCAGCGTGTGACGATCCGTACACTTCGAACCCTTAGTTTTATTTATGCTATGTAGTTTCATTTCCTCttgtatatttttagtaaatactttCCTAGTTTAGCATAGTTAACATTAGCTTTTTCTTTCCCTAAATGGGTGTATCGCTATTCTGCactttcaatgtttcctgctaccaagatgtaactatcaaatttccctctttggggAGTACTAGTCAATCAAACATCTGCTTCCCACCAAGTTGCCttcttattgcttgttgttgctttcttgTGAACGACTCTTGCCTTCACTTCACTAACAAGCCCGTGTGTGTCGATCGAGACTAGGATTTCGACACCCacaacccgagaccgattacgagtgcCTAGTGCTTGATAAACACTAGTGCCTAACGCTCTCGCTTTCATTCTTGTCGAGTGTTTAAACAAAAGTGCGCGTCATGCCCCGACTCAAAGTTTCGGACCGTGacatatggtatcagagcccggtcttcttGACGGGCTGCTGTATACGATGGCAACAAAGGCGGTAGAACCGAGTGGGACTAAAAGTGACACTAAGGCCAAAGTGGCGGCTTTAGAGAAATTGATGAACGAGAAAATTCCATCCTTGGAGGCTCTCATTGTGAGTTTGGGGAGTACTCACCAAGTAGTTGAGGAGACGGTAAAGGGGTATGCTGTCCGCTTCGAGGCCGTAGACGAGTCCATAGAGGGGCATGAGAGCCGCCTTGTGGCCGTCGAAGAGGCGATTCTGAAATAGTATAACTCGGATATGGGTTATCTCTATGAAAAAGTCGAGCAACTCGAGAACATGTGCAATACCTTGATGAAAATGGCCGCGGACGGGAGTTTTGGTGGAACTCCTAAGGTGAAACCGCATACACCCCTCAAGTATAGTGGGGCGAGAGATTCGAAAGAAGTCGATAACTTCATCTTCGACATGGAACAATACTTCCGAGTGAGTGCGCTCGACGAAGGTCTAAAGGTCAGTACCGCGAGTATGTACCTAACGGATGACGCTAAACAATGGTGGCGCTCGAAACATGCCGAGATCGAGGTAGGGACCATTAGACTAGAGTCATGGGACGATTTCAAACGACTCTTCAAGGAGCAATTCTACCCGGAGAACACCGATTTCCTAGCTCGAAGGAAATTAAAGAACTTGAAACATACAGGCTCGATTCGTGATTATGTGAAAGCGTATTCGGCTTGTATGTTGGAGATAGCGGACATGACCGAGTAGGATCGGGTGTTTCAGTTTATTGATGGTTTGAAGGAGTGGGCTCAGCGAGAAATCATGTGACAGCGACCTGAGTCCCTCTCAGCTGCGATCACAGCGGCTGAAAGGCTAGTTGACTATTACACGGAGCGCGAAACCTCCCAGAAGAAGGGATTCGATGCAACGGGCGGAGGCAACCAAAGGTTTGGAGGGACAACTTCACAAGCAAGACCTCCCTCTATGGGTAATAGTCGGTTCCGTCCCGGAGGTGATAATAGGAGATGGGGTCCGGCGAATTCCACTCCAACCTCTTCTAAGGGTAGTAATTATGAAGCGTCGACTGCTAGGAAGCCGTTCGCTTGTTCCTTTGCAGAGGACCGCACCGAATGGCCGAGTTCCCTCACCAGGGGGAGTTCAACACCCTTAAGAAAATTTGTCCAAGATGTCGGTAGAACAGAATCCCGAGGGGATAGGCCATGATGCAGAGGGGTGCGATGATGATGAGGCCAGTGAGCAAGGAGAAATGGCTCGAATGGGAGCAGTCCACATGATGTGCTCAATGGACAAAGGCGTTGAACGCTCCGAGACCAAGTCCACGGAACTGATGTACGTGGAGATAAACGTCAATGGAAAGGCTACTCGAGCAATGATAGATACAGGGGCCTCCCATAATTTCGTCACCCCCGACGAAGTGAAGAGACTCAGAATGAAGTTGAACCGAGAAGGAAGAAGCATGAAAGCTGTCAACTCCAAAGCCTTGCCGATTCAGGGTGTGGCTAGAGAAGTGGTGATCAAGATGGGCGAATGGACGGGGAAGCTCGACTTCACCAGCGTCCCGATGGATGACTTCAAGATCGTCCTCGGCATGGATTTTATGAAGCGGACCCCGACCTTTCTGGCGCCCCACAATGGGTCTTTAATAATGGTGGGATCAAAACCATGTCTTGTGAAAGCTGTTGAAGCTGACCGAAAGCAAAAGGGGCACTCCTCTCGGCAATGCAGTTGAAGAGGGGACTTCAAAATGGAGAGCCTATATACTAGTGTACAGTGTCCATGAAAGAAGACACCTTTGCTGAATGCGTAGAACCACAAGTAGAGAAGGTGCTAGAGGACAACAAGGACTTGATGCCTGATCAGGTACCTATGAGTCTGCCACCCCGACGTTCGGTAGACCATCAAATTGAATTACTCCCGGGCACAAGACCTCCTGCTCGAGGGCCATATCGGATGGCGCCTCCCGAACTAGCAGAACTACGAAGACAACTAGACGATCCGATTCGCTC is a genomic window containing:
- the LOC141633278 gene encoding uncharacterized protein LOC141633278 — encoded protein: MSSGNARPSASEILMRQARKRTADSFTSPASSRKRSSSRPAPEPIEVTPISRAPGSPVHADDLLLRLPANFGDTERANYWPVMERLLTPACSRTFDETAPQEMTDLAAEHCFLALQSSLYLRKML